A single genomic interval of Sphingomonas faeni harbors:
- a CDS encoding alpha-L-fucosidase: MLTGVSKGASLASTLRPAKVAPPQSFAGNWASLTTGYSAPDWFRDAKFGIWAHWGAASVPAAGDDWYARDMYLQGHPSYEHHLKNYGHPADTGFMEIQNRWRAERWDPAGLLDLYKRAGARYFMAIANHHDNLDCYASSHHAWNSTRVGPRKDIVGTWEKLARERGLRFAVSNHSGHAWHWNQVAYGYDAEGARRGQRYDAARLTKAAGRGTWWEGLDPQQLYTQDSMAMPDGITSVAEANAWHAATDGLWDEGVPPDPEFVRRWVLRCQELIDKYRPDMLYFDNHDLPLQQAGLDMAAYFYNRNMQWNGGRLEGVVTAKETPPQRRMGLVDVVERGQKSYIDQFPWQTETCLGNWFYGEQYYRENRYKTPAKVLHTLCDVVSKNGNLMLSVPIRGDGTIDEKERQIVEEIATWMARYGEAIYATRPWRLHGEGSTADGGGAFSEGGQTSTYTAKDVRYVTRNGAVHALVLGWPADGKVRLTLLGSGNPVGRGEVRRVTLPGSEAPLPFTRSADALEVRVPDTGRNSIGLALVINGVGLTT; encoded by the coding sequence TTGCTGACCGGAGTTTCCAAAGGCGCGTCGCTTGCATCGACTTTGCGGCCGGCGAAGGTAGCCCCACCGCAAAGTTTCGCTGGCAACTGGGCGTCGTTAACGACCGGATACAGCGCCCCGGACTGGTTCCGCGACGCGAAATTCGGTATATGGGCGCACTGGGGCGCTGCATCCGTGCCGGCCGCGGGCGACGACTGGTATGCTCGGGACATGTACCTTCAGGGGCATCCCTCATACGAACACCATCTGAAAAATTACGGACATCCCGCAGACACTGGGTTCATGGAAATCCAGAACCGTTGGCGGGCCGAGCGTTGGGACCCTGCCGGACTTCTGGACCTCTACAAGCGAGCTGGCGCGCGATATTTCATGGCAATCGCCAATCATCACGATAATCTGGATTGCTACGCCTCCTCTCACCATGCCTGGAATTCGACCCGGGTCGGACCGCGCAAGGATATCGTCGGTACGTGGGAAAAGCTCGCACGGGAGCGTGGCCTGCGTTTTGCCGTGTCCAACCATTCCGGCCATGCCTGGCACTGGAATCAGGTAGCCTACGGCTACGATGCCGAGGGAGCGCGGCGGGGACAGCGCTACGATGCCGCCAGGCTGACGAAGGCCGCTGGCCGCGGCACTTGGTGGGAAGGGCTAGATCCGCAGCAACTTTACACGCAAGACAGTATGGCGATGCCCGATGGCATCACCTCGGTTGCCGAGGCGAACGCGTGGCACGCCGCAACTGACGGGTTATGGGATGAGGGTGTGCCCCCGGATCCCGAGTTTGTCCGCCGGTGGGTGCTGCGATGCCAGGAGCTGATCGACAAGTATCGGCCCGATATGCTCTATTTCGACAACCACGACCTGCCGTTGCAACAAGCCGGGCTCGACATGGCCGCGTATTTCTACAACCGGAACATGCAGTGGAACGGTGGCCGGCTCGAAGGTGTGGTAACCGCCAAGGAAACGCCCCCGCAGCGGAGGATGGGGTTGGTCGATGTCGTAGAGCGTGGCCAGAAAAGCTACATCGACCAGTTCCCTTGGCAGACGGAAACCTGCCTTGGAAACTGGTTCTACGGCGAACAATATTATCGGGAGAACCGATACAAGACCCCAGCCAAGGTCCTTCATACATTGTGTGACGTGGTATCCAAAAACGGCAACCTGATGCTGAGCGTTCCGATCAGAGGCGATGGTACAATCGACGAGAAGGAGCGGCAGATCGTCGAGGAGATCGCGACGTGGATGGCCCGGTATGGAGAGGCGATCTATGCCACCCGCCCTTGGCGCCTACATGGCGAAGGATCGACGGCTGATGGCGGTGGCGCTTTCTCGGAGGGCGGCCAGACCTCCACTTACACCGCGAAAGACGTGCGTTACGTGACCCGCAACGGCGCAGTTCACGCGCTGGTTCTAGGGTGGCCTGCGGACGGCAAGGTGCGGCTGACTTTGCTGGGAAGCGGCAACCCCGTTGGTAGAGGCGAGGTACGTCGCGTGACGCTGCCAGGTAGCGAGGCACCTTTGCCATTCACGCGTTCGGCCGACGCGCTTGAAGTTCGTGTGCCTGATACCGGCCGGAACTCCATCGGGCTTGCTCTAGTCATCAACGGCGTTGGACTGACGACCTAA
- a CDS encoding cation:proton antiporter encodes MALSELSVAFFLQVFVIVGACRAMGWIMKRFFDQPQVIGEMIAGVILGPSLFGLLAPDLQAMIFPKDAKPVLYVCAQLGVGLYMFLVGLGFRTDHFRMNARSAVAVSLSGMAAPFLVAVALTPWLLGLDLFGKGITSVQATLFMGACISITAFPVLARIIQERGLTKTPLGSLALSAGAIDDAGAWTVLAIVLASFGGGPEVAIKAIVGGGLFAALMIVLGPKLLAPLARWAEREGKVTPQILAVVVMLFGLSAWAMDSAGLHSVFGGFLLGVAMPRGLLTVEIRKQVEPFTTALLVPMFFAFSGLNTQLTMVNSLNLAAIAAVILVGSVAAKGLACWAAARATGQDNATAMAVGTLMNARGLMELIIINIGLQKGIIGPALFSMLVIMAIVTTLMASPLFERVYGRKARASGELGQLNEADDDEGTIAAPAHRLA; translated from the coding sequence ATGGCTCTGTCGGAGCTGAGTGTAGCGTTTTTCTTGCAGGTTTTCGTCATCGTTGGCGCTTGCCGCGCGATGGGCTGGATCATGAAACGTTTCTTCGATCAGCCTCAGGTCATTGGTGAGATGATCGCCGGCGTGATCCTGGGGCCGTCATTGTTCGGGCTACTTGCGCCGGACCTTCAGGCGATGATCTTCCCCAAGGATGCAAAACCCGTTCTGTATGTCTGCGCTCAGCTAGGTGTCGGCCTTTACATGTTTCTCGTAGGGCTAGGCTTCCGAACCGATCACTTCAGAATGAACGCCAGAAGCGCGGTTGCTGTCTCCCTATCCGGCATGGCAGCGCCTTTTCTTGTGGCCGTCGCGCTTACGCCGTGGCTGCTTGGTCTCGATCTCTTCGGCAAGGGCATCACAAGCGTTCAGGCGACACTGTTCATGGGGGCCTGCATCTCAATCACCGCGTTCCCTGTGCTGGCGCGCATCATTCAGGAACGTGGGCTAACCAAAACGCCGCTCGGATCGCTGGCGCTGTCCGCGGGTGCGATCGACGATGCCGGCGCATGGACGGTCCTAGCGATTGTGCTAGCAAGCTTCGGTGGAGGTCCTGAGGTTGCAATTAAGGCTATCGTCGGTGGTGGCTTGTTCGCCGCCCTCATGATCGTCCTCGGCCCCAAGCTCTTGGCACCGCTCGCCCGCTGGGCAGAACGTGAAGGCAAGGTTACTCCGCAGATCCTGGCAGTCGTCGTCATGCTGTTCGGGCTAAGCGCCTGGGCTATGGATTCCGCCGGACTCCACTCGGTATTTGGGGGCTTTCTGCTAGGCGTCGCGATGCCACGCGGACTGCTAACCGTCGAAATTAGGAAGCAGGTCGAGCCGTTCACCACCGCGCTGCTCGTGCCGATGTTCTTTGCCTTCTCCGGCCTCAATACTCAGCTGACGATGGTCAACAGCCTCAACCTGGCTGCCATCGCTGCTGTGATCCTGGTCGGTTCCGTCGCAGCCAAGGGGCTGGCGTGCTGGGCGGCAGCGCGCGCCACGGGGCAGGACAATGCGACTGCCATGGCAGTTGGTACACTGATGAACGCCCGGGGTCTTATGGAGCTCATCATCATCAACATCGGTCTGCAGAAGGGCATCATTGGCCCTGCGCTGTTCTCGATGCTCGTTATCATGGCCATCGTCACAACATTGATGGCGTCGCCATTGTTCGAGCGTGTCTATGGCAGGAAAGCGCGCGCGTCTGGCGAACTGGGCCAGCTCAACGAAGCTGACGATGACGAAGGCACAATCGCCGCTCCTGCCCATCGTCTTGCCTGA
- a CDS encoding ParD-like family protein, translating to MGLVKIDDELHEEARRASAVMCRSINAQAEFWMKIGMLVEANPTMAFNDIVKAQLAEANVRLVQPLAA from the coding sequence ATGGGTTTGGTGAAGATCGACGATGAGCTGCACGAGGAAGCTCGCCGCGCCAGCGCCGTCATGTGCCGGTCGATTAACGCCCAGGCCGAGTTCTGGATGAAGATCGGGATGCTGGTCGAAGCCAATCCCACCATGGCTTTCAACGACATCGTGAAGGCCCAACTCGCGGAGGCGAACGTCCGCTTGGTCCAGCCGCTCGCGGCTTGA